One window of Vibrio sinaloensis genomic DNA carries:
- a CDS encoding putative bifunctional diguanylate cyclase/phosphodiesterase — protein sequence MKLNTRVLLLIAPVVLLSAILSSYSIYVSQKDALIKREHSYLQLSMEKLAGHFRQSIALINSYSLTLTKSDIIRHYFRQPDNPYREMKLLESLQTTIQSLQPNQRDDISVAIVDGQQRVRFYSDNQNDPFSTLDKNILDYIQATYRATGDTSHTGFAKSYQGQSILIRYDVLDSSTLDAPLSYNREQVFFIVVSLSLDKFDQLKHILEFDNDSSIFFVDEPLPEVGLAQTVELKSDLYAVLDPAQYLIEQKLAEIELRLLLSFGLSSVLTVSILLLLLRRHVITPITQLDNQLQEVELRKRTNIERLESSNEIGRLSTRFYEMYQELDSSYQKTKAMAENDHLTQLANRYQFQNFVEQALTTTPCAWILYIDLDNFKYVNDKYGHQVGDSLLVTFAHHIKTVTQHVEQQHLIRCLASRLSGDEFAIFVAAEHHHHYAEALAEMVLAPIQNHNKEVIGNFPITASIGIASYPSDGQDLAKLLSRADTAMYQAKRAGKNQIAHYSRELDEIIFRRTQIERALRSDDLANEFTLLYQPYFDRSGQEVVGVEALLRWDSSDLGRINPSEFIPISEQIGLFSTIDRWVIEQAFKDFSAVQRCFSSPIQISINLSSAELDSVKLARDIHQLMNRYPIDAANIDFEITETFASDSQSHLLLYELSKMGFNLTIDDFGSGYTSITQLFEYPVQKIKFDRQFLETLIKTDNRQVVKPLVDLCHSQSMLVTAEGIESQEMQHWLATNQCDYMQGFFLSPPLTLSELQLGLYQEKGQQYVSKKGYCSFA from the coding sequence ATGAAGCTAAACACTAGGGTCCTCTTACTGATAGCACCTGTGGTTTTGCTCAGTGCCATTTTGTCTAGCTACAGCATTTATGTCAGCCAGAAAGATGCATTGATCAAGCGTGAACACAGCTACCTGCAACTTTCGATGGAAAAGTTGGCGGGTCACTTTCGCCAGTCCATTGCCCTGATCAACAGCTATTCACTGACCTTGACCAAAAGCGACATTATTCGTCACTACTTTCGTCAGCCAGACAACCCGTACCGAGAAATGAAACTGCTCGAAAGTTTGCAAACCACCATTCAAAGCCTTCAGCCAAATCAACGCGATGACATTAGTGTCGCCATTGTCGATGGCCAACAAAGAGTGCGATTCTACTCAGACAATCAGAACGACCCATTCTCAACCTTGGATAAAAATATCCTCGACTATATTCAAGCCACCTATCGAGCAACAGGCGACACCAGCCATACCGGTTTTGCCAAAAGCTATCAGGGCCAAAGTATCCTCATTCGCTACGATGTACTAGACAGCAGCACGCTCGATGCCCCACTGAGCTACAACCGAGAGCAGGTGTTTTTTATTGTGGTATCGCTGTCGCTGGATAAGTTCGATCAGCTTAAGCACATTCTGGAGTTCGATAACGACAGCAGTATTTTCTTTGTCGATGAGCCGCTGCCGGAAGTCGGCCTGGCACAAACCGTTGAGCTTAAATCCGATCTGTATGCAGTGCTCGATCCTGCCCAATATTTGATAGAGCAAAAACTTGCCGAGATAGAGCTTAGATTGCTGCTCTCTTTTGGCCTCTCGTCTGTATTGACCGTTTCAATTTTGCTGCTATTACTGCGCCGCCATGTTATCACTCCGATAACGCAGCTCGATAACCAGCTGCAGGAAGTGGAACTGCGCAAGCGAACAAACATTGAAAGACTTGAAAGCAGCAACGAAATTGGCCGACTTTCGACCCGATTTTATGAAATGTATCAAGAACTTGACTCTAGCTATCAAAAAACCAAAGCGATGGCGGAAAATGATCACCTGACTCAATTGGCGAACCGCTATCAATTTCAAAACTTTGTCGAACAGGCGCTAACAACCACCCCCTGCGCATGGATCCTCTATATCGACTTAGATAACTTCAAGTACGTTAACGACAAGTATGGCCATCAAGTCGGTGACTCACTCTTGGTCACTTTTGCCCACCACATAAAAACCGTTACCCAACACGTCGAACAGCAGCATTTGATTCGTTGTTTGGCGTCAAGATTGTCTGGCGATGAGTTCGCAATTTTCGTTGCGGCTGAGCACCATCACCACTATGCCGAGGCGTTGGCTGAGATGGTCTTGGCTCCGATTCAAAATCATAACAAAGAAGTGATTGGCAACTTTCCAATTACCGCAAGTATTGGTATTGCCTCTTACCCTAGCGACGGCCAAGACCTAGCCAAGTTGCTTTCGCGAGCGGATACCGCCATGTATCAAGCAAAACGAGCTGGCAAAAACCAGATTGCTCATTACTCTCGCGAGTTGGACGAAATAATATTTCGCCGCACCCAAATTGAACGTGCGCTGCGCAGTGATGATTTGGCCAATGAGTTTACACTCCTCTACCAACCCTACTTTGACCGCAGTGGACAAGAGGTGGTTGGCGTCGAAGCACTGCTGCGCTGGGACTCTTCCGATCTTGGTCGAATCAACCCAAGTGAGTTTATCCCTATATCTGAACAAATCGGCTTATTTAGCACTATCGACCGCTGGGTTATCGAGCAAGCATTTAAAGATTTTAGTGCGGTTCAGCGCTGCTTTTCGTCTCCGATCCAGATCTCGATTAACCTCTCTTCCGCAGAGTTAGACTCGGTCAAACTGGCACGTGATATTCATCAGTTGATGAATCGTTACCCTATTGATGCTGCGAATATAGATTTTGAAATTACCGAGACGTTTGCCTCGGACTCACAAAGTCACTTGTTACTGTATGAATTGTCAAAAATGGGATTCAATCTCACTATTGATGACTTTGGTTCTGGTTACACGTCTATTACTCAACTGTTTGAGTACCCTGTACAAAAAATTAAATTTGACCGACAGTTCCTCGAAACCTTGATAAAGACCGACAACCGCCAAGTCGTCAAGCCGTTAGTGGACTTGTGTCATTCGCAATCGATGCTGGTGACAGCAGAAGGGATAGAGTCACAAGAGATGCAACATTGGCTAGCCACCAACCAATGTGATTATATGCAGGGTTTCTTCCTCTCCCCACCCTTGACGCTCTCTGAGTTACAATTGGGGCTTTACCAAGAAAAAGGACAGCAGTATGTCAGTAAAAAAGGTTATTGTAGCTTCGCTTAA
- the trpR gene encoding trp operon repressor: MSLQPEYQEWQQILDLIKRSTESEQHEMLLTMLLTSDERDALVARVNIFRELLKGDLSQRQISQMLGVGIATITRGSNELKSKQDQEKQQLAQLLNIK, from the coding sequence ATGTCTTTACAACCCGAGTATCAAGAGTGGCAACAGATTTTAGATTTGATCAAACGCAGTACCGAGTCTGAACAGCATGAGATGTTGCTGACCATGTTGTTAACCTCAGACGAACGTGATGCTTTGGTAGCGAGAGTCAATATTTTCCGTGAACTGCTAAAAGGCGATTTGTCTCAGCGGCAGATTAGTCAAATGTTGGGTGTGGGTATTGCGACCATTACTCGAGGTTCCAATGAGTTGAAGTCTAAGCAAGACCAAGAAAAGCAGCAGCTTGCGCAATTGTTGAATATAAAATAA
- the sltY gene encoding murein transglycosylase — translation MTLTFLKSLHRLPSSIVLLSTMVCSAGVAPYTVAADIQQQRELYDQAQQLLDKKQVEQYHQLRPQIADYPLTPYVDYRSFLVDIGKRSPQQVEAFIEEYGDFPFSARLRAPYIDALARQQDWRRLIEFQTSEPRGETYQCHYYYAHAQVGDKALAYQGAEQLWLSGHSIADECDRLFASWDNAGLKTDQLVLERMLLAFEARNGSLMSYLSKQVKSDAAKQQAAEMRRLFANSATVLSFSKQHAATPFNQKQAELGLKKLARSDVEQAQALFEQVTTAQQFSAEQRQLMADYIAFRLINTESEPLAQWRDQFIATSKNKNLLERRVRLAIQHGNWQHVEQWIERLPEELQQTLRWQYWLGRSEMALGEVGTGQQRLESIIGQRNFYSVAAAKELKRSIQYPTSEILLDKTQIAEYNQALVRIEELIDRDKITAAKSEWRWLLARASDKQKEMLAGYASFMGWHNLTVTASIQARMWDNIAIRFPVAHRWWFNFYADKHSIDPITLMSLARQESALDIEARSPVGARGIMQIMPSTAKYTARKYKLSYQSSDDLYQVGKNIEIGSHYFNSLLEQYDNNRIFALAAYNAGPNRVKTWRERTQGKLDAYAFIESIPFKETRGYVQNILMFETYYREVLGVDGAFLNQHELKAQY, via the coding sequence ATGACGTTGACTTTTCTCAAGTCGCTGCATCGCCTTCCTTCATCGATTGTGCTCTTGTCAACGATGGTTTGCAGCGCGGGCGTCGCGCCCTATACAGTGGCCGCGGACATCCAACAACAGCGAGAACTCTATGATCAAGCGCAGCAGTTGCTTGATAAAAAGCAAGTTGAGCAGTATCACCAACTGCGACCTCAAATTGCAGACTACCCCCTAACACCTTACGTGGATTATCGCAGTTTTTTGGTCGACATTGGCAAGCGAAGCCCACAGCAAGTTGAGGCGTTCATTGAGGAGTACGGTGACTTTCCATTTTCGGCTCGGCTGAGAGCGCCTTACATTGACGCTCTGGCACGTCAGCAAGATTGGCGTCGATTGATTGAGTTTCAAACCTCTGAGCCACGCGGTGAGACCTATCAATGCCACTACTATTACGCGCATGCGCAAGTTGGCGATAAAGCATTAGCTTATCAAGGAGCTGAGCAGCTCTGGTTATCAGGGCACAGTATCGCTGATGAATGTGATCGACTGTTTGCCAGTTGGGATAACGCTGGGCTGAAAACTGACCAATTGGTACTAGAGAGAATGCTATTGGCATTTGAAGCGCGAAATGGCAGCTTGATGAGTTACTTGAGCAAGCAAGTCAAATCAGATGCTGCTAAGCAGCAAGCCGCAGAGATGCGTCGTTTGTTTGCCAATTCCGCTACCGTGTTAAGTTTTTCCAAGCAACACGCCGCGACCCCGTTTAATCAAAAACAGGCTGAGCTGGGGTTAAAAAAGCTTGCACGCAGCGATGTCGAACAAGCTCAAGCTCTGTTTGAACAGGTGACAACAGCGCAGCAGTTCTCTGCAGAGCAGAGACAACTGATGGCTGATTATATTGCGTTTCGATTGATTAACACCGAATCTGAACCGCTAGCGCAATGGCGAGATCAGTTTATCGCAACGTCGAAGAATAAAAACTTGCTCGAGAGACGTGTTCGTTTGGCGATTCAGCATGGCAACTGGCAACACGTGGAGCAGTGGATTGAGCGCTTGCCTGAAGAGTTACAGCAGACGCTGCGTTGGCAATATTGGTTAGGTCGCAGTGAAATGGCGCTCGGGGAAGTTGGCACAGGTCAACAGCGACTCGAGTCGATCATTGGTCAGCGTAACTTTTATAGTGTGGCTGCCGCCAAAGAGCTAAAACGTTCTATCCAGTATCCAACCTCAGAAATCCTGTTGGATAAGACCCAGATTGCTGAGTACAACCAAGCTCTCGTGCGAATTGAAGAGTTGATCGATCGAGACAAAATTACCGCCGCGAAAAGTGAATGGCGCTGGTTGTTGGCCCGTGCGAGTGATAAGCAAAAAGAGATGCTCGCTGGCTACGCTTCATTCATGGGCTGGCATAATTTAACGGTCACGGCCAGTATCCAAGCACGTATGTGGGACAATATTGCCATTCGCTTTCCTGTCGCGCATCGCTGGTGGTTCAATTTCTATGCGGATAAGCACAGCATAGATCCCATTACGTTGATGTCATTGGCTCGCCAAGAGAGCGCGTTGGATATCGAAGCGAGATCACCGGTAGGGGCAAGGGGCATCATGCAGATCATGCCTTCGACGGCAAAATACACTGCGCGTAAATACAAGCTGAGCTATCAAAGCAGCGATGATTTGTATCAGGTCGGCAAGAACATCGAGATTGGCAGTCATTACTTCAATAGCTTGTTAGAGCAATACGATAACAATCGAATTTTTGCATTAGCCGCGTATAATGCGGGTCCTAACCGAGTGAAAACTTGGCGTGAAAGAACCCAGGGTAAGTTAGACGCTTATGCATTTATCGAGTCGATTCCATTTAAGGAAACTCGAGGATATGTGCAGAATATTTTGATGTTTGAAACCTACTATCGTGAGGTGTTAGGTGTCGATGGAGCGTTTTTAAACCAGCATGAGCTGAAGGCCCAATATTAA
- a CDS encoding M23 family metallopeptidase yields MSNKITISIPDQTGVQHFHVSRKSLVIGLGITSVSIIAGAGYLANHWYQQLSELETQKAHLEQLYAEQIDTAHSLSQELEDKRNQLSMLGKRVYDVESVLGLADESLPDDYSLENRLDAAAIDSAVRATMFRLIPNDAPLDYLRISSSYGRRTNPITGKRHTHTGIDLTCQRGEPIYAPADGVVETVRPSSKGFGNFLTVRHSFGFMSSYAHLAKFKVRSGQFVSKGEQIATCGNSGNSTGPHLHYEVRFLGRALNPQYTMDWTPENFNYLFEKEKKVKWAPLVKLIDDTVRLQVNLTNHPYQSHSVNTVKNESDDSSDSITVQ; encoded by the coding sequence ATGTCGAACAAAATTACGATCTCTATCCCTGACCAAACAGGGGTACAACACTTTCATGTTTCAAGAAAATCCCTGGTCATTGGCCTTGGCATCACCAGTGTCAGTATCATCGCTGGGGCCGGTTATCTAGCTAACCATTGGTATCAACAACTTAGCGAGCTAGAAACGCAAAAAGCACATCTTGAGCAATTGTACGCGGAGCAAATCGATACCGCGCATTCTCTATCACAAGAGCTCGAGGACAAGCGCAATCAACTCTCTATGCTTGGCAAGCGCGTCTATGATGTTGAATCAGTACTGGGTTTAGCAGATGAAAGTTTGCCCGATGACTACTCGCTTGAAAACCGGCTAGACGCCGCCGCGATTGACTCAGCGGTGCGCGCAACCATGTTTCGCCTGATCCCCAATGATGCGCCGCTCGATTACTTGCGCATCTCCTCATCCTATGGCCGACGCACCAACCCAATCACTGGCAAGCGTCATACCCACACGGGTATTGACCTCACGTGTCAGCGTGGCGAGCCTATCTACGCTCCTGCCGATGGCGTGGTGGAAACCGTGCGTCCTAGCTCGAAAGGTTTTGGCAACTTCCTCACAGTACGTCACTCATTCGGTTTTATGAGCTCTTATGCTCACTTAGCTAAGTTTAAAGTGCGCAGCGGTCAGTTTGTCAGCAAAGGTGAGCAGATTGCGACTTGTGGTAACTCAGGTAACTCAACCGGACCGCATCTTCATTATGAAGTGCGCTTTTTAGGCCGCGCTTTAAACCCGCAATACACGATGGATTGGACACCAGAGAACTTCAATTATCTGTTTGAAAAAGAGAAGAAGGTAAAGTGGGCTCCGCTTGTGAAGCTGATTGATGATACGGTCAGACTGCAAGTCAATCTCACCAATCATCCGTATCAGAGCCACTCGGTGAACACGGTCAAAAATGAGTCCGACGACAGCAGTGACTCCATTACAGTGCAATAA
- the tyrA gene encoding bifunctional chorismate mutase/prephenate dehydrogenase: MAVELNHLRDQIDAVDKQILDLLAQRLALVEKVGEVKSEHGLPIYAPDREAAMLASRRQEAEKIGVPPQLIEDILRRTMRESYASEKDSGFKCLNPQLRSVVIVGGNGQLGGLFGRMFKLSGYDVKVLGSKDWDHADELLENAGMVVVTVPIHLTEGVITKLSKLPKDCILCDLTSIKSRPLQAMLEVHQGPVVGLHPMFGPDVPSLAKQVIVYCDGRGEESYQWLLKQFSIWGASLCQIDASEHDHGMTLIQALRHFTSFAYGLHLSRENPNIDKLLQLSSPIYRLELAMVGRLFAQDPNLYGDIILSSQANIEMIKRFHRCFGEALEILDSHDKQAFVTSFNQVSAWFGDYSQQFLDESQKLLKQANDSIHRG, encoded by the coding sequence ATGGCCGTAGAGTTGAATCACTTGCGTGATCAGATTGACGCAGTAGATAAACAGATTTTAGATTTGTTGGCGCAAAGATTGGCGCTGGTCGAGAAGGTAGGTGAGGTAAAAAGTGAGCACGGATTACCGATTTATGCCCCAGACCGAGAGGCGGCGATGTTGGCTTCGCGTCGTCAAGAGGCTGAAAAGATCGGCGTGCCACCACAATTGATAGAAGACATTCTGCGCCGTACCATGCGCGAGTCTTATGCCAGCGAGAAAGATTCTGGCTTTAAATGCCTCAATCCACAATTACGCTCGGTGGTGATCGTCGGTGGTAATGGCCAACTAGGCGGCCTATTTGGTCGTATGTTTAAGCTCTCTGGTTATGATGTCAAAGTGCTGGGCAGTAAAGATTGGGACCACGCAGACGAGCTGTTGGAAAACGCGGGAATGGTAGTGGTGACTGTGCCAATTCACCTGACGGAAGGTGTGATTACCAAGCTAAGCAAGTTGCCCAAAGATTGTATTCTGTGTGACTTAACATCGATTAAGTCTCGGCCGCTACAGGCAATGCTTGAAGTACATCAGGGGCCAGTGGTCGGTCTGCACCCGATGTTTGGCCCAGACGTACCAAGTTTGGCTAAGCAAGTGATTGTTTATTGTGATGGTCGCGGTGAAGAGAGCTACCAGTGGTTACTCAAGCAGTTCTCTATTTGGGGAGCGAGTTTGTGTCAGATTGACGCCAGCGAACATGATCACGGTATGACTTTAATTCAGGCGCTGCGTCACTTTACTTCGTTTGCTTACGGCCTTCACTTGAGCCGGGAAAATCCAAATATCGATAAGTTGCTGCAGTTAAGCTCGCCTATTTACCGCTTAGAGTTGGCGATGGTTGGGCGTCTGTTTGCCCAAGATCCAAACCTTTACGGTGACATTATTCTATCGTCGCAAGCCAACATCGAGATGATTAAGCGTTTCCATCGCTGTTTTGGCGAAGCATTAGAGATATTGGATAGCCACGACAAGCAAGCCTTTGTGACCAGCTTTAATCAAGTCAGCGCTTGGTTTGGCGATTATTCTCAGCAGTTTTTGGATGAGAGTCAAAAGCTACTCAAACAAGCCAATGACTCCATTCATCGCGGCTAA
- the yjjX gene encoding inosine/xanthosine triphosphatase translates to MSVKKVIVASLNPAKINAVKSAFCASFAAQDFEFVGVSVASEVSDQPMDNEETHLGALNRVKNAKTLVPDGDYYVGLEAGIEGNVTFAWMVIESLTQRGESRSASLMLPPVVVEKLQQANELGDVMDELFATDNIKQKGGAISLLTHDLLTRSSVYHQALILALIPFMNPKHFPANL, encoded by the coding sequence ATGTCAGTAAAAAAGGTTATTGTAGCTTCGCTTAACCCAGCGAAGATCAACGCGGTAAAAAGTGCTTTCTGCGCTTCCTTTGCCGCTCAAGATTTTGAGTTTGTTGGGGTCAGCGTTGCAAGCGAAGTCTCCGATCAACCGATGGACAATGAAGAAACCCACCTAGGCGCGCTCAATCGAGTAAAAAATGCCAAAACCCTTGTGCCAGATGGCGATTATTATGTAGGTCTTGAGGCTGGAATAGAAGGCAATGTCACCTTTGCTTGGATGGTGATAGAGTCACTCACTCAGCGTGGCGAATCTCGCTCAGCAAGCTTGATGTTACCGCCTGTCGTAGTAGAGAAGTTACAGCAAGCTAACGAGCTTGGCGATGTGATGGATGAGCTGTTTGCCACCGACAATATCAAACAAAAAGGCGGGGCGATTAGTTTGCTTACTCATGATTTGCTTACTCGCAGCTCGGTCTATCACCAAGCATTGATTCTGGCTCTGATCCCCTTTATGAATCCAAAGCACTTTCCTGCCAATTTATAA
- the ettA gene encoding energy-dependent translational throttle protein EttA, with protein sequence MAEYVYTMSRVSKIVPPKRQILKDISLSFFPGAKIGVLGLNGAGKSTLLRIMAGIDTDIDGEARPQPGLNVGYLPQEPVLDESKTVREIVEEAVSDVAGAMKRLDEVYAAYAEPDADFDALAKEQGELEALIQAKDGHNLENALERAADALRLPEWDQKIEHLSGGERRRVAICRLLLSKPDMLLLDEPTNHLDAESVAWLERFLVDYSGTVVAITHDRYFLDNAAGWILELDRGEGIPWQGNYTSWLEQKDARLQQEASQEKARQKTIEKELEWVRQNPKGRQSKSKARMARFEELQSGDRQKRNETNELFIPPGERLGDKVIEVNNLTKSFDGRVLIDDLSFSIPKGAIVGIIGANGAGKSTLFKMLSGTEQPDSGTIELGDTVKLASVDQFRDAMDDSKTVYQEISEGADIIKINNFEIPARAYCSRFNFKGSDQQKIIGELSGGERNRVHLAKLLKAGGNVLLLDEPTNDLDVETLRALEEALLEFPGCAMVISHDRWFLDRIATHIIDYRDEGQVNFYEGNYTEYMEWLKKTLGPEAAEPHRIKYKRIAK encoded by the coding sequence ATGGCTGAATACGTATATACCATGTCGCGCGTGAGCAAAATTGTGCCACCAAAGCGACAAATTCTTAAAGACATCTCTCTAAGCTTCTTCCCTGGCGCAAAAATCGGTGTTTTGGGTCTGAACGGTGCGGGTAAATCTACCCTACTGCGCATCATGGCGGGTATCGATACTGATATCGACGGTGAAGCGCGCCCACAACCTGGCCTTAATGTTGGCTACCTTCCTCAAGAACCTGTTCTGGATGAATCGAAAACCGTGCGCGAAATCGTCGAAGAAGCGGTCTCTGATGTTGCCGGTGCAATGAAGCGTCTGGATGAAGTATACGCAGCATACGCAGAGCCCGATGCAGACTTCGATGCTCTGGCCAAAGAGCAAGGCGAGCTCGAAGCGCTGATTCAAGCCAAAGACGGCCACAACCTTGAAAACGCGTTAGAGCGTGCGGCCGATGCACTGCGTCTTCCAGAGTGGGATCAGAAAATCGAACACCTATCGGGTGGTGAACGTCGCCGTGTTGCGATTTGTCGTCTGCTACTGTCTAAACCAGATATGTTGCTACTCGATGAGCCAACCAACCACTTGGATGCCGAATCTGTGGCTTGGCTAGAGCGCTTCTTGGTCGATTACAGCGGCACTGTTGTGGCCATCACCCACGACCGTTACTTCCTCGACAACGCTGCGGGTTGGATTCTAGAACTGGACCGTGGTGAAGGTATTCCTTGGCAAGGTAACTACACCTCGTGGCTAGAGCAAAAAGATGCGCGTCTGCAACAAGAAGCGTCTCAAGAGAAAGCGCGTCAAAAGACGATTGAGAAGGAGCTTGAGTGGGTTCGTCAAAACCCGAAAGGTCGTCAGTCGAAATCTAAAGCGCGTATGGCTCGTTTTGAAGAACTGCAAAGCGGTGATCGTCAGAAGCGTAACGAAACTAACGAACTCTTCATCCCGCCAGGTGAGCGTCTCGGTGACAAGGTTATCGAAGTGAACAACCTCACCAAGTCGTTTGACGGCCGTGTGCTGATTGATGATCTATCGTTCAGCATTCCTAAAGGTGCCATCGTAGGTATCATTGGTGCCAACGGTGCAGGTAAATCTACCTTGTTCAAGATGCTTAGCGGCACCGAACAACCAGACTCAGGCACCATTGAGCTAGGTGACACGGTGAAACTGGCATCGGTTGATCAGTTCCGTGACGCCATGGATGACTCGAAAACGGTTTACCAAGAGATTTCTGAAGGTGCGGATATTATCAAGATCAACAACTTTGAGATCCCAGCTCGCGCCTACTGCTCACGCTTTAACTTCAAAGGCAGCGATCAGCAGAAGATCATTGGTGAGCTGTCTGGTGGTGAACGTAACCGTGTTCACCTAGCTAAACTGCTAAAAGCGGGCGGCAACGTGTTGCTACTCGATGAACCAACCAACGACCTTGATGTTGAGACGCTACGTGCACTCGAGGAAGCTCTGCTTGAATTCCCAGGCTGTGCCATGGTTATCTCGCACGACCGTTGGTTCCTAGACCGTATCGCGACTCACATCATCGATTATCGCGACGAAGGTCAGGTCAACTTCTACGAAGGTAACTATACTGAGTACATGGAGTGGCTGAAGAAGACCTTAGGCCCTGAAGCTGCAGAGCCGCATCGCATCAAGTACAAGCGTATCGCTAAGTAA
- a CDS encoding PilZ domain-containing protein, with amino-acid sequence MIERRRFSRIIYQAKAVLTQDSLTVDGLVWDLSLHGMLLISEQSDLLAQDKQVEVSFSLPDSDVTIQLVGNIVGLNNNVIRLSIDHIDIESIGHLRRLVELNVGDDELLHRDIEHLSDLGEYT; translated from the coding sequence ATGATCGAACGTCGTCGTTTTTCGCGCATTATTTATCAAGCGAAAGCTGTGTTAACACAAGATTCACTGACTGTAGACGGACTAGTTTGGGACTTGTCTCTACACGGTATGCTGTTGATCAGTGAACAGTCTGACCTACTCGCGCAAGATAAACAGGTTGAGGTATCCTTCTCGCTTCCGGACAGTGATGTCACGATTCAACTGGTAGGGAATATCGTTGGCTTAAATAACAATGTGATTCGTCTCAGCATTGATCACATTGATATTGAAAGCATCGGACACCTAAGGCGATTGGTTGAATTAAACGTAGGTGATGATGAGCTGCTGCATAGAGACATCGAACACTTATCAGATCTCGGTGAGTACACCTAA